The genomic region CGAACCGGAGGCATGGTACTGTAGGATAGTAACCGCTTCAGCATTTGTCAAACTCTTTATATCTGGAATTCCCTTGGCCTTGAAAGCCTCATCGTTTGGTGCGAAGATGGTCAAACCTTTGTCAAGGTTTGACTGGTAGATCTTAATAACTCCGGTAGATTCAAGCAAATCGGCGAAAGTCTTACACCCGGCTTAACAAGCAACCCGGTAATATTCACGGTAGACGCTGACGGCGCCGGCGCCGTCAACACTCCCGGAGCAATAATCGGCGCGTCGATCTCGATGACGGAGATGTTGTACGGGATTTGCTTGACTGCTTTGACGTAAGAGGAATCGAGCTTGGACCCGGGTGCAGCTGACCCGAACCCGACTTTCCCGCCTTTAAGATCCGTAATGTTGACGAATCCTAGGTTCCCGTCGACGTTGTCCGGTGGTCTGGTAGAGAGTGGTGCTTAGTACGGTGCCTTTAGAGATCTTGTGGAGCTTAGTCGGGTCGTAGTAATCGAGCAAGACGAGGAGGCTGAGTGCATTTTTTACAACGGAGAGTGGGTGTTTGGTCAGTGATGACATGGCGCCATTGCTAAGACCTAGGACTGTGATTGTCGTCCGACTGTTGATTTCGTCGGCGAGTCTTGTCTGAGATAAGTATGAGTTGAACTGAGAGTAGTCCGATTCTCCGGAGAGAATGTCGGTGATGTTGTGAGCTTCGCCGGAGCTGATGAGGAAGGAGAGAGCAAGTGTGGCGAGAAGAAAATGGCAATGGAGGGACTCCATTTTGTTGCAGACCCAGAGAGAGAGAGATTGTGTGTTATGTTGCTGACAGTAGTGAGGGTGAAAGAAGATAGTGAAGACGTTTATTAAAGAGTGTGTGTGTTTGTGGTTAGGGAATTTACTATGGTTAAGAGTAATAGTTAACCAGGGTTAAGTGAGGGTGGCCATGTGAAGGGCTAACATACACAGCTGGAAATGTGGTAGTGTGATGTGTATAATATTCAGCTAGCATACTGATATTTTTTTGTTTTGAtgttatactgatatatatatatatatatattttataatatatatatacgaaaaaaaaattgtttccctTTTGATCATTCAAGAcattttcattaaaaaaaaaaaaaattcattcaaGACACAACTCAACTGGCTCGGCGCATTTGCTAATGATGTGTTTTTGTCTATTTAATGCTAATCATCACTGCCTCTCAAATAAAATAATTTCTGGATGTTGCTACGTAAAATTATAGATTTGATCAAACAATTGATGCTGTTAcgtgatctttttttttttttttttcgaaggcAACAGAGGCTTTCATTGCATATCAAGCTACATGAAGAAGGGTTAAACTGTCTTTCTCATTTCTATTTACATTAGTTAATAAATGAGTTAAACGGTTTCACTTTCTCTTcgcgaaattaaaattaaaatttataaaaatataaaagtattatttaatTGTTTCTGTCCAGACATGGCTAGACAAAATTGAACAAGTGATTGAATTGTTAGAATCTGAATTTGAACTATATATACGTTGCCAGTAAAAGTTCCTTATAATTCCTCATTCAATCATCGGCTTAATTTGAGTTTAAATGAGTTTACAACGGTTGtataatgtataaataaataataaccaAAGTGGGGCTTGAACCGAACCTGTTTCAAATCGTCTTGAAAAAGGACAAATCAGGTGATAGTCTGATAGCTGTTTACATCAgttaattacataaatatatatccgTTTTAATAGGTGTACACAATATGTGGTTGTTTGGCGGAGGTGGAGAAAAATAGGGAGATCGAAAAACATTGTTCTCGAGCTTCCTTCCTAATGGTGGATTAATCCTAATTAAACCATAGTCGGAAACATTGTTTCCGATTTTCCTTGTGATTGCATTTTCTCATGAGGAGTTTTGTATTGAGAGAAGGAGCATAATCGATTATGGGTTAATTAAATCCCTAATCCAAAATCGAAAACAGTGTTTTCGATCTCGCTATTTCCGTTTACGTTCCCGTTTCAACCTACAAGACTGTAGCGCACTCCTATTTACATGAAATAGAGTCAACGAATGTTATTATCATTGACTCGTGGAAACGTTTCAGTATATGTTATATCAGTCGAAACTTTATAAACTAATAAAATCCACAACatgaaattttatttaatttaataaaatattaattaattatataaattattatagaatataaatttatatttctataATATGAATATCGATCTTAATATATATGatcaataattaatatatattaaattttaattatatatattaatcaaatttatgtatttttattgattaaatttcattattttatatattttatatgaatttttaagatGTATTATCGTCGATCAATTTATCGAAATATTTTAGAGAATTTTGAAATTGAGAACCCAAATCTATAAAAGATTAATGTTTTATATGTAATGGATCTTGCAATCTCGATATGGAAAATAGATGTCCGTTGAAGTACTATTACAAAATGTTTTGAACATTATAAATTTTGATGGCTAGATGGTGAATCCTCGAAAAATCAAGAACGAATGAGAACTCTACATTGAATTTTCTTAATGCAATAAAAAAGTTTAGAGATGATATTTAAtgtgatattaattataaaaaaaataaataatattaaattcATATTTTCAGAAGCTTGTTTAGTTAAAAATTAAATTATGCATAAAATATTTGATATATATCAtgaattatttatttatatgtcaAATAGAACCTATATGAATTTGTCTTTTTTTATATTAACTTATAAATTGAACGAATTATTAATTTACCATGTTAGTGTTGACTCGAAAttgaaaaaaattattattttaacaaattatTAATTTATCGAATATTTATTTATCGAAATTCTACTATAATAATATATGTtttcatttcaaaatcattaattttaaaatcataaatacataaataaatacgtTCATTGTTAGTACATCTAAGTACTCCAATTAAAATTAGGTTTCATTTTCAACGTCAAATTCATTCTATTTTTAATGTGTGATTGACAAATCTTTTCAGTATTTTCAAATTTAAAACATCTATATTGATGATGAAAAGAACAAATTAATTGTTTCCTAGTTGGAACTAATATGATTTTGTCTCCtagtttttttaaaatatttaagttttaggTTTTTGTGTTTGTTAAAAATAGGTTCGTAGGTTTCTGCGTCCAAAAAAAGTTTAGAGGTCATGTGTTATAAAAAAATTGATTTGACTGTGTTATTTTCAAGTTAATTTTTATAAAGGTGTCACCGATGTGGCTGACAGATGTGGTTAACATGTTACACCCTGAATATTAATTCATTAGACATAGAATTTTAGTCTAATATCATGCATACATGCATTCATTATATAATAAGACGCACGATTAGAATTAAACGATATAGTGATATTGCGTGAATCGTTATAGCGTTATATTAAAAGTTAAATAAAAATAAGgattgaatgatagtttgttaaaaTTTGGGAGTATAATTGATCAAATAAATAAATTGTAGGGATGTTTCTTTTAATTTAGTAGAACTTATATTCTACAACATTCCACCGAATGGTGGAAGTTGCTTTCTTTTAAAAAGAAAACTAGCtaattaatatatatagtatatatgtttcacgaaaaaataaaaataaaaaaatttatagaTAAATACAGAAAAGAAAATGAAAGCAAGAATTTATACAGAACTAAATCAACTACTGCCTCACCGGAAAATATATTTTCCGTCTCCGATCAACCGATAATAGACCACCATCAAACCTTTTCTCTCCTCTACCAATCATCGTCGAGCCAAACTATCTCTGTTCTTCGCTGCCGGCGTGAAAACCAAACTCCGGCGAGCCCTATTGACTTGAACCGAGGCCGACGAAGCCAAGTAC from Rutidosis leptorrhynchoides isolate AG116_Rl617_1_P2 unplaced genomic scaffold, CSIRO_AGI_Rlap_v1 contig482, whole genome shotgun sequence harbors:
- the LOC139883965 gene encoding LOW QUALITY PROTEIN: fasciclin-like arabinogalactan protein 10 (The sequence of the model RefSeq protein was modified relative to this genomic sequence to represent the inferred CDS: inserted 1 base in 1 codon; deleted 1 base in 1 codon), which gives rise to MESLHCHFLLATLALSFLISSGEAHNITDILSGESDYSQFNSYLSQTRLADEINSRTTITVLGLSNGAMSSLTKHPLSVVKNALSLLVLLDYYDPTKLHKISKGTVLSTTLYQTTGNVDGNLGFVNITDLKGGKVGFGSAAPGSKLDSSYVKAVKQIPYNISVIEIDAPIIAPGVLTAPAPSASTVNITGLLVKXGCKTFADLLESTGVIKIYQSNLDKGLTIFAPNDEAFKAKGIPDIKSLTNAEAVTILQYHASGSYSPSGTLKTTKSPITTLASNGPGKYDLTVTTAGDSVTLHTGVGSSRVADTVLDSTPVAIFTVDNVLLPVELFGKSPSPAPAGEPVSSPAPTPEASGPSPVEAPSPLADSPPAPPTGSPDGAPADSPTKEKSADDKSGGHVIGGGIFTSIFTVCVGLYFC